Proteins encoded by one window of Aspergillus puulaauensis MK2 DNA, chromosome 4, nearly complete sequence:
- a CDS encoding uncharacterized protein (COG:S;~EggNog:ENOG410Q99Q;~antiSMASH:Cluster_4.1), giving the protein MRVPYDPILPLHARLRKERARPPRPVQLDGKLYDVMGVSPSHELLLRDQRAMHQDMRIEEFAGRPAILDGVPWRVVSLEAAPDMHMLDTTLQLINPRDPPSMFTVASADLTRVLFPGENGLHVLGPLKHGIIRMASMVPRTEMPMPLRRGDQFEARLRGCELDGPYIIRVGDGGQLVATGIPYNGTEQSIVIDPAQVAPRYESVMSLDFEASFDVDAFLFREDELRSQATIVGRSRNGRCSLDPLLGSLPPGTFPLLTNGAEHLAVFEQFIRDHAQPVDSIEDAPRRLTVFNLSMSNQGDARPVLNALLDFRIQNPDAEMSIVASKLGPTEFQESPEYHRYLNVLADNEIHVNMFTTPAGGPRQVMHAKGIIIDTHVLFSTGAVMDTRPIDKADFSIELPPAAAEAFQRYTDEAIHEDATDERRAELASELASLGVVINDPVAGLTYISRAQDALIRGASRSLMVSISELVDPRVTQTLIDRAANGVDVHLQVREVDPTSALLLTDALLQYRQTLRVEDTSWWEPRPHFNTIVADGDTAYLGTSYLWPTQCHMVHQGRSLENGVLLQGDATASMLMQLDQLRIRAYGNEDICPVSVDEALDAWRWQRGIIKPCIFPKYTICLEAWPSLTGNQKIAV; this is encoded by the coding sequence ATGCGAGTACCCTACGATCCGATCCTCCCCCTGCACGCACGACTGCGTAAAGAGCGAGCGCGCCCCCCAAGACCAGTCCAGCTCGATGGAAAACTCTACGACGTGATGGGCGTGAGCCCCTCCCACGAACTGCTCCTGCGAGACCAGCGCGCAATGCACCAAGACATGCGCATAGAGGAGTTCGCGGGCCGCCCGGCGATTCTCGACGGTGTGCCCTGGCGTGTCGTATCGCTGGAAGCTGCTCCGGATATGCACATGCTAGACACGACGCTGCAACTGATCAACCCGAGAGACCCGCCGTCTATGTTCACGGTGGCTAGTGCGGACTTGACGCGCGTGCTGTTTCCAGGCGAGAATGGCTTGCATGTCCTGGGGCCGTTGAAGCATGGGATTATACGGATGGCTTCTATGGTACCGCGGACTGAGATGCCGATGCCGCTTCGTCGCGGGGACCAGTTCGAGGCTCGTCTGCGTGGCTGTGAGCTGGATGGTCCGTATATAATTCGCGTGGGAGATGGCGGCCAGCTGGTTGCCACCGGTATACCATACAACGGGACCGAGCAGAGTATTGTAATCGACCCGGCGCAAGTTGCACCGCGCTATGAGAGTGTGATGTCTCTCGATTTCGAGGCCAGCTTTGATGTCGATGCTTTCCTGTTCCGAGAAGACGAGCTCCGTAGCCAGGCCACGATTGTTGGGAGGAGTCGGAATGGTAGATGCTCGCTGGATCCGCTGCTGGGGAGTCTGCCCCCTGGCACATTCCCTCTATTGACCAACGGTGCCGAGCATCTCGCCGTGTTTGAGCAGTTCATCCGAGACCATGCGCAGCCTGTGGACAGCATCGAGGACGCACCTCGCAGGCTGACCGTGTTCAACCTCTCCATGAGCAACCAGGGCGATGCGCGGCCTGTTCTCAATGCACTGTTAGACTTCCGGATCCAGAACCCTGACGCTGAGATGTCGATTGTCGCATCGAAGCTTGGACCGACCGAGTTCCAGGAATCGCCAGAGTACCACCGGTATCTAAACGTCCTTGCTGATAACGAAATCCATGTGAATATGTTTACCACCCCTGCCGGCGGACCTCGCCAGGTCATGCATGCCAAaggcatcatcatcgacacCCATGTGCTCTTCAGTACCGGAGCCGTCATGGACACACGACCCATCGACAAGGCGGATTTCTCCATCGAATTACCCCCTGCGGCTGCAGAAGCGTTCCAGCGGTACACAGATGAGGCCATCCATGAAGACGCAACCGACGAGCGCCGCGCAGAACTGGCTTCCGAGCTCGCGAGTCTCGGAGTGGTGATCAACGACCCAGTCGCGGGCTTGACGTATATCAGTCGTGCGCAGGACGCCCTGATCCGCGGCGCGTCGCGGAGCCTGATGGTCAGCATCTCCGAGCTCGTAGACCCCAGGGTAACGCAGACGCTGATCGACCGCGCCGCGAACGGGGTGGACGTGCATCTGCAGGTCCGCGAGGTCGACCCTACAtcggcgctgctgctcaCGGACGCCCTCTTGCAGTATCGCCAGACCCTGCGCGTCGAGGACACGAGCTGGTGGGAGCCAAGGCCGCATTTTAATACTATCGTCGCGGACGGGGATACTGCGTACCTGGGGACATCGTATCTATGGCCCACGCAGTGTCATATGGTGCACCAGGGCCGGTCGTTGGAGAACGGGGTGCTGCTGCAGGGCGATGCCACGGCGAGTATGCTTATGCAGCTTGACCAGCTCCGGATCCGGGCCTATGGCAATGAGGATATCTGCCCGGTGTCTGTGGACGAGGCGTTGGATGCGTGGAGGTGGCAGCGTGGTATTATCAAGCCATGTATCTTTCCCAAGTATACCATCTGTCTGGAGGCGTGGCCATCTTTAACAGGGAATCAAAAGATTGCTGTTTAA
- a CDS encoding putative MFS sugar transporter (COG:G;~EggNog:ENOG410PGM3;~InterPro:IPR005829,IPR005828,IPR003663,IPR036259, IPR020846;~PFAM:PF00083,PF07690;~SMCOG1169:sugar transport protein;~TransMembrane:12 (i15-32o67-86i93-113o119-141i153-171o191-208i282-303o323-340i347-367o379-407i419-437o449-468i);~antiSMASH:Cluster_4.1;~go_component: GO:0016020 - membrane [Evidence IEA];~go_component: GO:0016021 - integral component of membrane [Evidence IEA];~go_function: GO:0022857 - transmembrane transporter activity [Evidence IEA];~go_process: GO:0055085 - transmembrane transport [Evidence IEA]) yields the protein MGYTTLWRRLSPRQLNVAIQVFSLVCIFFEGYDQGVMGGVNAAPYYVTEVGIGEPDGTVTDTTHQGGIVSVYYLGCIFGCFAGGWLADRIGRINGLFIGAVFALIGGALQAAIQSSDFMLVARVVTGIGTGALTGITPVLVSETSSAEHRGGFLGYVFIANYLGISVAYWLSFGLAFINNGYSDIRWRFQLAFQCIPALVLVAFIKMLPDSPRYYASVGRNEEARDLLTRIRRHKATQEQIDREYMEIIAVAQDSQRSSPIQFVKILIGKGNRPGLNLGRRAWLCVWLQIMASWTGITAITAYSPTLLSQAGYSSLTQNGLAGGINTIGIIGTIISAQIVDRLGRRLCLMFGALSLFAVEIVAGSVYEASLHNPEKASNYAPAAVAMLFLFNLGYAATWGTVAFLVPTEIFPSDLRAQGNGFGITGWAIGVGMTTLVNPIMFDSLKSRSYFLLAGLNLLWIPIVYLFYPETRNRSLESIDALFSTKSPFYWDMERAYRMHSDVLAEKGVTKVGGEGDKAAEGREAPSESDQGIMA from the exons ATGGGCTACACCACTCTCTGGCGGCGTCTCTCGCCGCGTCAGCTCAATGTCGCGATCCAGGTTTTCTCGTTGGTGTGTATTTTCTTCGAAGGATATGACCAGGGTGTCATGGGCGGCGTCAACGCCGCGCCTTACTATGTGACTGAGGTTGGGATTGGCGAACCTGATGGCACTGTGACCGACACCACCCACCAAGGCGGCATCGTCAGTGTTTATTATCTCGGATGTATCTTCGGCTGCTttgctggtggctggctggctgatcgCATTGGCCGGATTAATGGCCTGTTCATCGGCGCAGTTTTCGCGCTGATCGGGGGCGCATTGCAGGCTGCGATTCAGAGCTCCGATTTTATGCTGGTTGCCCGAGTGGTGACTGGTATTGGGACTGGAG CGTTGACTGGTATTACCCCTGTGCTGGTGTCTGAGACTTCGTCTGCCGAGCACCGCGGTGGTTTCCTTGGTTAtgtcttcatcgccaact ACCTCGGAATCTCGGTCGCGTACTGGCTGTCTTTTGGTCTtgccttcatcaacaacggcTACTCCGACATCAGATGGCGTTTCCAACTCGCCTTCCAGTGCATTCCGGCTCTCGTGCTGGTGGCCTTCATCAAGATGCTCCCCGATAGTCCCCGATACTATGCATCGGTCGGTCGCAACGAGGAAGCGCGCGATCTGTTGACTAGGATCCGCCGCCACAAGGCCACCCAGGAGCAGATCGACCGTGAGTATATGGAGATTATCGCGGTCGCGCAAGACAGCCAGCGCAGCTCGCCAATTCAGTTTGTCAAGATCCTCATCGGCAAGGGGAACCGACCGGGGCTTAATCTTGGTCGTCGCGCCTGGCTGTGTGTTTGGCTCCAGATCATGGCTTCCTGGACTGGTATCACG GCCATCACGGCATACTCGCCCACTCTCCTCAGCCAGGCTGGGTACAGCAGCCTGACACAAAACGGTCTGGCGGGAGGAATCAAcaccatcggcatcatcggCACCATAATCAGCGCGCAGATTGTCGACCGCCTCGGGCGAAGACTGTGCTTGATGTTCGGCGCCCTTAGTCTCTTCGCCGTCGAGATTGTG GCCGGCTCCGTCTACGAAGCCTCCCTCCACAACCCCGAAAAAGCATCCAACTACGCCCCAGCGGCCGTCGCaatgctcttcctcttcaacctcggCTACGCCGCGACCTGGGGCACAGTGGCCTTCCTCGTCCCCACCGAGATCTTCCCATCCGACCTGCGCGCGCAAGGCAACGGCTTCGGTATCACGGGGTGGGCGATTGGCGTTGGAATGACGACGCTGGTCAACCCGATTATGTTCGACAGCCTGAAGAGCCGCAGCTACTTCCTCCTGGCTGGACTTAACCTGCTCTGGATCCCGATCGTGTATCTGTTTTACCCCGAGACGCGCAACCGGTCGCTTGAGTCGATTGATGCGCTGTTTTCGACGAAGAGTCCGTTTTATTGGGATATGGAGCGCGCGTATCGGATGCATAGTGATGTGCTTGCTGAGAAGGGGGTTACTAAGGTTGGTGGCGAGGGCGATAAGGCTGCTGAGGGGAGGGAGGCTCCCTCTGAGTCTGACCAGGGTATCATGGCTTGA